One window of the Parasphingopyxis algicola genome contains the following:
- a CDS encoding SDR family NAD(P)-dependent oxidoreductase, whose product MIPTTNNRRRFYDKGVLISGGAGGIGRAASLRFAEEGARLAIIDCDLEAGQSLAAGICEKGGKAAFFQADVSNAQEIDTAIAESAKFLDNIDVLYNHAGTVVVSPFAETTDEEYDELMNINVRSAFRVCRQVTRLMLGSNGGSIVISSSICATRAFELESVYCMSKAALVMLAKCIATEYRHNNIRANAVCPAFVNTHHGLKEIEAFRGRGIDWNETSLKELQVRMCDPDEIAQAVLFLASDEAGFINGIDLHVDNGWSAHGG is encoded by the coding sequence ATGATTCCAACGACCAATAATCGTCGGCGCTTTTACGACAAAGGTGTGCTTATATCAGGTGGCGCCGGCGGTATAGGCCGGGCGGCGTCGCTTCGGTTCGCAGAAGAAGGCGCCAGGTTGGCGATCATCGACTGCGATCTCGAAGCGGGTCAATCTTTGGCTGCCGGCATCTGTGAAAAGGGAGGGAAGGCAGCCTTCTTCCAAGCCGATGTTTCCAATGCGCAGGAAATCGATACGGCGATCGCTGAAAGCGCCAAATTCCTCGATAATATAGATGTGCTCTACAATCATGCCGGCACGGTCGTCGTCAGCCCTTTTGCCGAAACCACCGATGAGGAATATGACGAGCTCATGAACATAAATGTGCGGTCAGCCTTTCGCGTGTGCCGCCAGGTCACCCGTCTCATGCTCGGCTCTAACGGTGGCTCGATAGTCATATCTTCTTCAATTTGTGCAACGAGAGCTTTTGAACTTGAATCGGTCTACTGCATGTCGAAAGCGGCTTTGGTAATGCTCGCAAAATGCATTGCGACGGAATATCGGCACAACAACATCCGCGCCAACGCGGTCTGCCCAGCCTTCGTCAATACACATCACGGTCTCAAGGAAATCGAGGCGTTCAGGGGACGAGGTATCGATTGGAATGAAACCTCGCTGAAGGAATTGCAGGTTAGAATGTGCGATCCCGACGAAATCGCGCAGGCAGTGCTGTTTCTGGCTTCGGATGAAGCAGGTTTCATCAACGGTATCGATCTTCACGTCGACAACGGTTGGTCCGCTCATGGAGGATGA
- a CDS encoding MFS transporter — MRDTPSLRSLLPESPAMLLAAFAASYGVGFLAMLVLPFLVGAAMDSLGLTAAQAGLLGTAEFIGVMIGAFAVASSIGKLPRRTLALAGTVCAIAGNAACAVADSYTLILIVRPFVGVATGLALASGNATVANARDPERMAGQMAFLFVILMIITTYLFSYAAQRWGYNGTYGAMAATMLVMLIFITRLPQHPPAALAQDVAPRRKGQGIFSLTGLLLLVGAFFFAWRDMMQWSFIERIGMAAGYSIGEVGELLSLQAFVGLLGPVLATILGSKIGLRIPVMSGILATGIVTFLVIQSAGDEELYAFSVMGVAITYFFALSYLTALAAEIDREGRVVAALGSFMIGGAAIAPVTTGYLIDLGGYQLIGRFVILIVALTAFSIAMALLRMQSKEMSGPQSALSEKSRSA; from the coding sequence ATGCGGGACACCCCCTCCCTCCGCTCCTTGTTGCCGGAAAGCCCGGCGATGCTGCTGGCGGCCTTCGCGGCATCCTATGGCGTCGGTTTTCTTGCGATGCTCGTTCTGCCGTTTCTCGTCGGCGCGGCCATGGATTCTCTTGGCCTGACAGCGGCGCAGGCGGGGCTGCTTGGAACCGCCGAATTTATTGGCGTGATGATCGGCGCTTTCGCGGTTGCCTCATCGATCGGAAAACTGCCTCGGCGCACGCTCGCCCTTGCGGGCACGGTCTGTGCAATTGCGGGAAATGCCGCCTGTGCGGTTGCCGACTCATACACGCTCATCCTGATCGTCCGGCCGTTCGTCGGTGTCGCCACCGGATTGGCGCTCGCCAGCGGCAATGCCACAGTTGCAAATGCACGCGACCCGGAACGCATGGCCGGACAAATGGCGTTCCTGTTCGTGATTTTGATGATCATCACGACCTATCTATTCTCTTATGCCGCCCAGCGATGGGGGTACAACGGTACGTATGGAGCCATGGCGGCGACGATGCTGGTGATGCTGATATTCATAACCCGCCTGCCCCAGCATCCGCCGGCTGCTTTGGCTCAAGACGTTGCGCCGCGCCGCAAAGGGCAGGGAATCTTCTCCCTGACCGGACTGTTGTTGCTGGTTGGCGCGTTCTTTTTCGCCTGGCGCGACATGATGCAGTGGAGTTTTATCGAACGTATCGGCATGGCCGCCGGATATTCCATCGGCGAGGTTGGGGAGTTGTTATCCTTGCAAGCCTTTGTTGGTCTGCTCGGTCCAGTTCTCGCCACGATACTGGGATCGAAGATCGGACTTCGCATCCCTGTTATGTCCGGTATCCTCGCGACGGGCATCGTAACGTTTCTGGTGATCCAGTCCGCAGGCGACGAGGAACTCTACGCATTTTCCGTGATGGGCGTCGCGATCACATACTTCTTCGCCCTGTCCTATTTGACCGCACTGGCCGCGGAAATCGACCGAGAAGGGCGTGTCGTTGCGGCGCTTGGCAGCTTTATGATTGGAGGCGCGGCTATCGCACCGGTTACGACCGGATATTTGATCGATTTGGGTGGATATCAGCTCATCGGTCGTTTCGTCATCCTGATTGTGGCGCTGACCGCATTTTCGATCGCCATGGCGCTGCTCCGGATGCAATCGAAGGAAATGAGCGGACCTCAATCCGCGTTGAGTGAGAAAAGCCGGTCTGCGTGA
- a CDS encoding NAD(P)-dependent oxidoreductase — MKLGLLGLGNMGAALAKAFTKKGHEVVGWSRSEATRKIAASFCDVRDTVDAVVTATDLIIVCLPDYGSTVAACDAVEKSAWAGKTFVQLSSGSPEDARATDRWAKERQLSFIDGAIATFPDRIGAPTTAIFFSGDRTAYDACDTVLKALGGRNVFVSDAVTGAAALDLAWLSLYYGVSLGLLHGAAFCETEGVKPVAFFAAMPSFIPEIEHAAREYDEMIARDDYRGDQAALAVHVAAMEHLASSAERTGLDTRFTDLLLSLYGEAVQKGDGEMEIAAGIKVIRNTR; from the coding sequence ATGAAACTCGGTCTTTTGGGTCTCGGGAATATGGGCGCCGCTCTGGCAAAGGCTTTCACCAAGAAAGGCCATGAGGTGGTCGGCTGGTCGAGAAGCGAAGCGACACGCAAAATCGCCGCAAGTTTCTGCGACGTTCGCGATACGGTGGACGCGGTCGTTACGGCCACCGATCTGATTATCGTCTGCCTTCCTGACTATGGATCTACAGTCGCGGCCTGTGACGCGGTGGAGAAAAGCGCCTGGGCCGGCAAGACCTTTGTCCAGCTGTCTTCCGGATCGCCCGAGGACGCGCGCGCGACCGATCGTTGGGCGAAAGAAAGGCAGCTCTCCTTTATCGATGGCGCCATTGCCACCTTTCCCGATCGGATCGGCGCGCCGACAACGGCAATATTCTTTTCCGGCGATCGCACGGCATATGATGCCTGCGATACGGTGCTCAAAGCGCTGGGTGGACGCAATGTCTTCGTGTCTGATGCGGTGACCGGCGCAGCTGCTTTGGATCTGGCCTGGTTAAGCCTCTACTACGGCGTTTCGCTAGGCTTGCTGCACGGCGCGGCTTTCTGTGAAACGGAGGGTGTCAAACCGGTAGCGTTTTTCGCCGCTATGCCGTCGTTTATCCCGGAAATTGAGCACGCCGCACGGGAATATGACGAAATGATCGCCCGAGACGATTATCGCGGCGATCAGGCGGCGCTCGCCGTGCATGTCGCCGCCATGGAGCATTTGGCATCCTCTGCCGAGCGTACGGGCCTTGATACACGTTTTACCGATTTGCTCCTGTCTCTCTACGGCGAGGCTGTACAGAAAGGCGATGGAGAAATGGAGATCGCGGCCGGCATCAAGGTCATACGCAACACCCGATAG
- a CDS encoding choline dehydrogenase yields the protein MINADKMKEFDYVIVGGGSAGCTLAARLSEDPANSVLLIEAGASRGNLFDFWKIEMPAAFDNVWRNPKYNWMFQGEPEPTLNNRRIFQPRGKVLGGSSAINGMVFIRGHALDFERWANEEGAMGWSWREVLPYFKRLETWEAGETRYRGGSGPVYVRKGNYPTELYDIFVEAGKQAGYPVTDDINGECQEGFGALQANISNGVRASAAQAYIRPNSGRSNLTIVDRAHAEGLIIEGNRVSGVNFQKAGKSGFSALARKEVIVASGAIGSPQLLMLSGIGPEDELKTLGIECKVNLPGVGQNLQDHPLVYMKFQIEKPVSMSRYMRPDLMAYAGTRWVATHTGPGATNHVETCALMRSDPAVAHPDVEIQYLPIMMDHDDGVKPGLHGFTYCIGPSRVEGVGWVKLASRDPRAAPRILSNFLATDYDLHLMRRAVEMGREVASQPAHKGLGVKEIEPGPHVGTRTEMIEYLRNNVAGDFHLCGTCKMGSGRDAVVDSELRVHGIEGLRVVDASIMPSIVNANTNATTIMIAEKASDMILGKPPLPQADVPIPGRQPAAA from the coding sequence ATGATCAACGCCGATAAAATGAAAGAATTCGACTATGTAATCGTCGGCGGTGGGTCCGCGGGCTGTACGCTCGCAGCACGACTGTCCGAAGATCCTGCAAATTCCGTACTTCTCATCGAGGCGGGCGCGAGCAGAGGCAATCTGTTCGATTTCTGGAAAATCGAGATGCCGGCGGCTTTCGACAATGTATGGCGCAATCCGAAATATAATTGGATGTTCCAAGGCGAGCCTGAGCCCACGCTCAACAATAGGAGGATTTTTCAACCGCGTGGGAAGGTCCTTGGAGGGTCATCCGCGATAAACGGTATGGTTTTCATTCGCGGCCATGCCCTCGATTTTGAAAGATGGGCGAACGAAGAAGGCGCGATGGGGTGGTCTTGGCGCGAAGTCTTGCCCTATTTCAAACGGCTTGAAACATGGGAAGCCGGCGAAACACGCTATCGCGGAGGCTCCGGCCCTGTCTATGTCCGCAAGGGGAACTATCCTACGGAGCTATACGACATTTTTGTCGAGGCCGGAAAACAGGCTGGCTACCCGGTGACGGATGACATTAACGGAGAGTGTCAGGAAGGGTTCGGCGCTCTCCAGGCAAACATTAGCAACGGCGTAAGAGCTTCGGCTGCGCAGGCCTATATTCGACCCAATAGCGGACGATCCAACCTTACAATAGTGGATCGTGCTCATGCGGAGGGGCTGATTATCGAAGGCAACCGCGTTTCGGGGGTAAATTTTCAGAAAGCTGGTAAGAGCGGGTTCTCTGCGCTTGCTCGGAAAGAGGTCATCGTAGCGAGCGGTGCTATCGGCTCACCGCAACTCCTGATGCTGTCCGGGATCGGCCCCGAAGATGAACTGAAAACGCTCGGTATCGAATGCAAAGTGAATCTGCCGGGCGTAGGGCAAAACCTTCAGGACCACCCGCTGGTCTATATGAAATTCCAGATCGAAAAACCGGTTTCGATGAGCAGATATATGCGTCCCGATTTGATGGCCTATGCCGGCACACGATGGGTCGCCACCCATACGGGGCCCGGAGCGACCAACCATGTCGAAACATGCGCGCTGATGCGAAGCGATCCAGCCGTCGCGCATCCTGATGTCGAAATTCAGTATCTGCCGATCATGATGGATCATGACGATGGCGTGAAACCGGGTTTGCATGGCTTCACTTACTGTATCGGGCCGTCGCGCGTCGAGGGTGTGGGCTGGGTCAAACTCGCTTCGAGAGATCCTCGTGCGGCGCCGCGCATCCTGTCGAATTTCCTCGCCACCGATTACGATCTGCATCTCATGCGGCGTGCCGTTGAGATGGGCCGGGAAGTAGCGTCACAACCGGCGCACAAGGGCCTGGGCGTCAAGGAGATTGAACCGGGTCCGCATGTCGGTACGCGCACGGAGATGATCGAATATTTGCGCAACAATGTCGCTGGCGACTTTCACCTTTGCGGAACCTGCAAGATGGGCAGTGGGAGAGACGCCGTGGTCGACTCCGAACTCAGGGTTCATGGGATCGAAGGACTTCGTGTCGTCGATGCCTCGATCATGCCGAGTATCGTAAATGCGAATACCAACGCTACGACGATCATGATCGCGGAAAAAGCGTCAGACATGATTTTGGGCAAGCCGCCATTGCCGCAGGCCGACGTACCGATTCCGGGGCGTCAACCCGCAGCGGCGTGA
- a CDS encoding GlcG/HbpS family heme-binding protein codes for MKEITMEQAMAALRAGLAKASDLNEPSCMAVVDAGGNLMAFARSDGAMHGTIELAINKAFTASAFGIPTADLGADVQPGGEIFGLESIRTRGSFVAFGGGLPIVENDLCIGAVGVSGGPVSVDNEIAAAMRAAICR; via the coding sequence ATGAAAGAAATCACGATGGAGCAAGCCATGGCAGCACTGCGCGCCGGGCTTGCGAAAGCATCTGACCTGAACGAACCGTCATGCATGGCGGTCGTCGATGCGGGCGGAAACCTGATGGCGTTCGCGCGCAGCGACGGAGCGATGCACGGCACTATCGAGCTGGCGATCAACAAGGCGTTTACGGCAAGTGCATTCGGCATTCCGACAGCGGACCTTGGCGCCGACGTTCAGCCGGGCGGCGAAATATTTGGCCTGGAAAGCATCCGTACGCGCGGTTCTTTCGTCGCCTTCGGTGGCGGTTTGCCGATAGTTGAAAACGACCTGTGTATCGGAGCCGTCGGCGTGTCCGGCGGCCCCGTGAGCGTCGATAACGAAATCGCCGCGGCCATGCGCGCGGCGATTTGCCGGTGA
- a CDS encoding KamA family radical SAM protein, whose protein sequence is MDMSYDYTPSEKVQIFLSNINNTKYNREIITGVKKFIDGDVPDDMKSFYSPEELKEISDLDGSSRDVQARMPVKITRHYFEQARHSKSLQRLIKASPNETLNLEGAEDPGKQMSYSPLEGMIHKYELALLYVASTCSAHCRFCYREELIAKKEVTRPDGTVAPKGLARIPEVHGYVKKHNEIVAAHGGRHPETGRERLREILMSGGDPMVLGNRNIAQWLCALAEAGIESIRIGTKELAFFPARFDESFLEMLDGFHELFPEVNLRLMVHFNHPDEFLKKDENGTFMENPEGGYEWLDDTRASVKRLRARNWINIDNQAPIIKGINNDPDALRIMQRELKRNGVENHYFFCGRDIVGYKAFNVPIEEAWRILNESQKGLSGVEAHARLSITHYKGKTEVVAVTDESIPGVPGAQKGVVIFKLLRSAADAKERCKVAIVGRNSQAIWFSDYNDRVVFDEAGLWSMYDIAPMSLQHAA, encoded by the coding sequence ATGGATATGTCCTACGATTATACACCATCAGAGAAAGTACAGATTTTTCTCTCAAATATTAACAATACAAAATATAATCGCGAAATAATTACAGGCGTCAAGAAATTCATCGACGGTGATGTTCCCGATGACATGAAGTCGTTTTACTCGCCCGAAGAGCTGAAAGAAATTTCGGATCTGGATGGTTCAAGCCGGGATGTGCAGGCCCGTATGCCGGTGAAGATCACGCGACACTATTTCGAACAGGCCAGGCACAGCAAATCGCTGCAAAGGCTGATCAAGGCCAGCCCCAATGAGACTCTCAATCTGGAAGGTGCTGAAGATCCGGGCAAGCAAATGAGCTACAGCCCGCTTGAAGGAATGATCCACAAATATGAGCTTGCCCTGCTCTATGTCGCCTCGACTTGCTCGGCGCACTGCCGCTTTTGTTATCGCGAAGAGCTCATCGCCAAGAAGGAGGTCACACGTCCTGACGGGACGGTCGCGCCGAAGGGCCTTGCACGTATTCCGGAAGTCCATGGCTATGTGAAAAAGCACAACGAGATCGTCGCGGCCCATGGCGGCCGACATCCGGAAACCGGCCGCGAAAGGCTCCGTGAAATTCTGATGTCGGGCGGCGATCCCATGGTGTTGGGCAACCGCAACATTGCCCAGTGGCTATGCGCCTTGGCCGAAGCTGGAATCGAGTCAATTCGGATTGGAACAAAGGAACTGGCGTTCTTCCCGGCTCGTTTCGATGAATCCTTTCTCGAAATGCTGGATGGCTTCCACGAGCTCTTTCCCGAGGTCAACCTCCGGTTGATGGTCCATTTCAACCATCCGGACGAGTTTCTGAAGAAGGATGAGAACGGCACCTTTATGGAAAATCCCGAGGGCGGATATGAATGGCTCGACGATACGCGCGCATCGGTCAAACGGCTGCGCGCGCGAAACTGGATCAACATCGATAACCAGGCGCCGATCATCAAGGGGATTAACAACGATCCGGACGCGCTGCGCATCATGCAACGCGAACTGAAGCGGAACGGTGTCGAAAACCACTATTTCTTCTGTGGACGCGACATTGTCGGCTACAAAGCGTTCAATGTGCCCATCGAAGAGGCTTGGCGCATCCTGAATGAGTCACAAAAGGGCCTTTCCGGGGTCGAGGCGCATGCTCGCCTTTCCATCACGCACTACAAGGGCAAGACCGAGGTTGTCGCCGTAACCGACGAGAGCATTCCGGGAGTCCCCGGTGCTCAGAAAGGTGTCGTAATCTTCAAGCTCTTGCGCTCGGCAGCCGACGCGAAGGAGCGGTGCAAGGTGGCAATCGTCGGACGCAATTCACAGGCTATCTGGTTCAGCGACTATAACGACCGGGTGGTCTTCGACGAAGCGGGGCTTTGGTCGATGTACGATATCGCTCCTATGTCTTTGCAACACGCAGCCTGA
- the fdxA gene encoding ferredoxin FdxA, translating into MTFVVTENCINCKYTDCVEICPVSCFYEGPNFIVINPDECIDCALCEPECPAEAIVRDSDLAEDQEKFLELNRALSEIWPNIYEHKEPLAEADKWKGVRGKAEYLER; encoded by the coding sequence ATGACGTTCGTTGTCACCGAGAACTGCATCAACTGCAAATATACCGATTGCGTCGAGATATGCCCGGTTTCCTGCTTTTACGAAGGGCCGAACTTCATCGTGATCAATCCGGACGAATGTATCGATTGTGCGCTTTGTGAACCAGAATGTCCGGCAGAAGCCATCGTCCGAGACTCCGACTTGGCGGAAGATCAGGAGAAGTTCCTCGAACTCAATCGGGCATTATCAGAAATCTGGCCGAATATCTACGAGCACAAGGAACCCCTTGCGGAAGCCGACAAATGGAAGGGCGTCCGTGGCAAGGCAGAGTATTTGGAGCGCTAA
- a CDS encoding 3-oxoacid CoA-transferase subunit A: MIDKIVPSANDAVSDIFDGATVMIGGFGAAGSPVELIHALVDHGARDLTIINNNAGSGRVGIAALIENNQVSKVICSFPRTAGSDAFANKYRSGEIELELVPQGTLAERIRAAGAGIPAFYTPTGVGTLLAQGKEARCFDGTDYLMERSLSADFALVKSRQSDRYGNLVYDKTARNFSPVMATASKTTIVQSRYLCALGAIDPEHVITPGLYVDRVVVVPNPVDEAALIDEGAVYR; this comes from the coding sequence ATGATCGACAAGATCGTCCCATCGGCCAACGACGCCGTTTCCGATATATTCGATGGAGCAACGGTTATGATCGGTGGCTTCGGGGCCGCCGGGAGCCCGGTCGAGCTCATTCATGCGTTGGTCGATCACGGAGCACGAGACCTGACGATCATCAACAACAATGCCGGGTCCGGACGTGTGGGCATCGCCGCGCTGATCGAAAATAATCAAGTGTCGAAAGTGATTTGCTCTTTCCCGCGGACTGCAGGCTCGGACGCCTTCGCGAACAAATACCGCTCCGGAGAGATCGAGCTCGAGCTGGTACCGCAGGGCACCCTCGCCGAGCGGATCCGGGCGGCAGGGGCAGGCATCCCGGCCTTCTACACCCCGACCGGGGTCGGCACCCTGCTGGCCCAGGGGAAAGAAGCGCGTTGTTTCGACGGGACAGATTATCTCATGGAACGCAGCCTTTCGGCTGATTTTGCGCTCGTGAAATCTCGCCAATCGGATCGTTATGGCAATCTCGTTTACGATAAGACGGCCCGGAACTTTTCCCCGGTAATGGCGACAGCGTCGAAGACAACAATCGTGCAGAGCAGATATCTATGCGCGCTCGGCGCCATCGATCCGGAGCATGTGATCACGCCGGGCCTTTATGTCGACAGAGTCGTGGTGGTTCCCAACCCAGTCGACGAAGCCGCACTTATCGATGAGGGAGCCGTATATCGATGA
- a CDS encoding 3-oxoacid CoA-transferase subunit B: MSAQLNIIGWSPDEMAERCARDIPDTAIVNLGIGMPERVASFLPEDREILYHTENGLLGMGPPPAPGEEDRNLINAGKRHITTVPGAAYFHHADSFAMIRGGHVDFCVLGAMQIAENGDIANWSTGAPGAIPAVGGAMDLVVGAKRIFAITKHCTKNGAPKLVQRCSLPLTGKGAVNRIYTDLAVLEVSGEKFNLVECAPGVTAGDVRSNTDAEIVV, encoded by the coding sequence ATGAGCGCGCAGCTTAACATTATTGGATGGTCGCCAGATGAGATGGCCGAGCGCTGCGCGCGGGACATCCCCGATACCGCGATCGTCAATCTCGGAATCGGCATGCCCGAGCGCGTAGCGTCATTTTTGCCGGAAGACCGGGAGATTCTTTATCATACGGAAAACGGCTTGTTGGGAATGGGCCCGCCCCCAGCGCCAGGTGAGGAGGATCGCAACCTGATCAACGCTGGCAAGCGTCATATTACGACGGTGCCGGGAGCCGCCTATTTCCACCACGCCGACAGTTTCGCCATGATCCGGGGCGGCCATGTCGATTTTTGCGTTCTCGGGGCCATGCAAATTGCCGAAAATGGCGACATTGCAAATTGGTCAACCGGAGCACCGGGTGCGATCCCCGCGGTGGGTGGCGCTATGGATCTCGTCGTTGGGGCCAAGCGCATTTTTGCCATCACGAAACATTGCACGAAGAATGGCGCGCCCAAGCTGGTGCAGCGCTGCTCGCTGCCGCTCACGGGAAAAGGTGCCGTAAACCGCATTTATACTGACCTCGCCGTGCTTGAGGTTTCCGGCGAAAAATTCAACCTCGTCGAATGCGCGCCCGGCGTGACCGCCGGGGACGTTCGATCGAATACCGACGCAGAAATTGTCGTTTGA
- a CDS encoding aspartate aminotransferase family protein translates to MGIPNQELLAHKPLNRSAAIYERALRVLPGGCSRNAILRQPHPLYASHASGCMITDIDGVERIDFANNMTAMIHGHADPRIGEAVSKQVEKGTAFNIGTEVEIDFAEHMVSRSSSFEKIRFVNSGTEAVMACLKAARAFTGRPKIAKAEGAYHGLYDYAEISQTAQPSNWGEIDRPNPVPVCHGTPPKALEDVVVIPFNDVERSIAILNEQAEDLACVLIDLMPHRAGLIPATGEYVTALRNWTSRNASLLVYDEVITYRSSYGGAQEWYHVDPDLTAMGKMIGGGFPIGAIAGRANVMDVMDPFAKKVLFPHSGTFSANPVSMVAGLTAMQVFDADAVEALNALGEYTRDTLRAVISDVDVPASVTGRGSMFKIHLKPQPPASYREAYAQPSETKLLSEFLNLLFDDGIILINSGAGTLSTPMTRDVVDRLVLTVRSALLSMRSQLEEQT, encoded by the coding sequence ATGGGTATACCCAATCAAGAACTGCTCGCGCACAAGCCGTTAAATCGGTCAGCGGCTATTTACGAACGGGCCTTGAGGGTCCTTCCGGGCGGTTGCAGCCGAAATGCGATCTTGCGCCAACCGCACCCCCTTTATGCATCTCATGCGTCCGGCTGCATGATCACCGATATCGATGGCGTTGAGCGGATCGATTTCGCCAACAACATGACGGCAATGATCCATGGCCATGCCGATCCGAGGATTGGCGAGGCCGTCAGCAAACAAGTTGAAAAAGGGACAGCATTCAACATCGGCACAGAGGTCGAGATCGACTTCGCAGAACATATGGTTTCACGCTCGTCCAGCTTCGAGAAGATCCGCTTCGTCAATTCGGGCACCGAAGCCGTTATGGCTTGCCTTAAGGCCGCGCGCGCATTCACGGGCCGCCCCAAAATCGCCAAAGCGGAAGGGGCATATCACGGACTTTATGATTATGCCGAGATCAGTCAGACCGCGCAGCCTTCGAATTGGGGCGAAATAGATCGCCCGAATCCGGTGCCTGTTTGTCACGGCACGCCGCCCAAAGCGCTCGAAGATGTGGTTGTCATCCCTTTCAACGATGTCGAGAGGTCTATCGCAATTTTGAACGAGCAGGCCGAAGATCTTGCTTGTGTACTGATCGATCTGATGCCGCATCGCGCCGGTCTCATTCCCGCGACGGGCGAATATGTCACCGCGCTGCGTAACTGGACCAGCCGAAACGCCTCGCTGTTGGTTTACGATGAAGTAATCACCTACCGATCCAGCTATGGCGGCGCCCAGGAATGGTACCATGTCGATCCTGATCTCACCGCGATGGGCAAGATGATCGGCGGAGGCTTCCCAATCGGAGCTATTGCCGGCCGGGCTAACGTAATGGATGTGATGGATCCTTTTGCCAAGAAAGTGCTTTTTCCCCATTCGGGCACATTCTCGGCCAATCCGGTCAGTATGGTGGCCGGTCTGACAGCCATGCAAGTTTTTGATGCCGATGCTGTCGAAGCACTTAACGCGCTCGGCGAATATACGCGGGACACGCTCAGGGCCGTTATTTCAGACGTTGACGTTCCAGCCAGCGTGACTGGCAGGGGTTCGATGTTCAAGATTCACTTAAAGCCCCAACCGCCCGCTTCTTACCGCGAGGCCTATGCCCAACCGTCGGAAACCAAACTGCTTTCCGAGTTTCTAAATCTCCTTTTCGACGATGGTATCATCCTGATCAATTCCGGAGCGGGCACTCTTTCGACGCCTATGACGCGAGATGTTGTAGATCGCTTGGTTTTGACGGTTCGTTCCGCGCTACTGTCCATGCGCTCCCAGCTAGAGGAGCAGACGTGA
- a CDS encoding LysR substrate-binding domain-containing protein: protein MMTGELRNQRRFLPSFNILRSFESAARYGSFTMAAEELNLTQSAISRQIKELESNLGVDLFRRVGRRVELTEAGATFADELSVDLERIRQTVFRAITAGEKSKSLRIATLPTFASRWLIPRLPDFEALHPDIHVNLLTCLEPFDFRRENYDAALHFGLANWPETDMQKLFAESMLPVASPAFRKRFNIDDAQSLLAAPLVHLETRPAAWNEWFELAGIRGLGAINGKQFGQFSMIISAATNSIGAALLPSYLIEEELQDGRLVSLSGIHLRTQNAYFIVKPEGSISPQLLAFSNWLQSIGPPQKMS, encoded by the coding sequence ATGATGACTGGAGAGTTAAGAAACCAGCGGCGCTTTTTACCGTCTTTCAATATATTGCGAAGCTTCGAAAGCGCAGCGCGCTATGGAAGTTTCACCATGGCTGCGGAAGAACTCAACCTCACGCAAAGCGCGATAAGTCGTCAGATCAAAGAACTCGAAAGCAATCTCGGAGTTGATCTTTTTAGGCGTGTTGGCCGCCGGGTGGAATTGACGGAAGCAGGCGCCACGTTTGCCGATGAGTTATCCGTCGACCTTGAACGCATCCGACAAACCGTTTTCCGAGCGATCACGGCGGGCGAAAAGAGTAAGTCCCTTCGAATTGCGACGTTGCCGACCTTCGCGAGCAGATGGCTTATTCCACGGCTTCCCGACTTTGAAGCCCTTCATCCCGACATACATGTCAACCTTCTTACCTGTCTTGAACCATTTGATTTTCGACGTGAGAATTATGATGCCGCGCTACATTTCGGATTGGCCAACTGGCCGGAGACAGACATGCAGAAACTGTTTGCTGAGAGCATGCTTCCGGTCGCGTCCCCCGCTTTTCGCAAGCGGTTCAATATTGACGATGCTCAATCGCTGCTGGCTGCGCCGCTAGTTCATCTCGAAACACGGCCAGCTGCTTGGAATGAGTGGTTTGAGCTAGCAGGAATACGGGGCTTGGGCGCGATAAACGGAAAGCAGTTCGGACAGTTTTCGATGATCATTTCCGCCGCGACCAATTCAATCGGCGCGGCGCTGCTCCCGAGTTATCTGATCGAAGAAGAATTGCAGGATGGCAGACTGGTATCGTTGAGCGGCATTCATTTGAGAACCCAAAACGCGTACTTTATCGTCAAACCGGAGGGTTCGATATCTCCTCAACTTCTGGCGTTTTCGAACTGGTTGCAGTCCATTGGCCCACCGCAAAAAATGTCATGA